In Mustela nigripes isolate SB6536 chromosome 9, MUSNIG.SB6536, whole genome shotgun sequence, the sequence GGAGTGAGTACTGCACCGGACCCAGCTTTTACCCAGTAGCTCGCAGCACCCGCTGTGATGTGGGCACCCCTGCCATCCCCAGGCCTATGGAGAAACGGAGGCTCTGAGAGTGACTGGCCCCAAGACTGCTGGTGTGTAACCAGAGATGGTGCCTAGTTCTGGGTCCTCACGTGTGGTTAAAAGGTCGtaggagaggagtggggggtCCAAGAGCCCCGTGAGGGGCGTGGGCTTTCCACAGCCGCGCTGTGTCACCCCAACAGGTCCCCACTCTTGCAAAGTCACAGCCCCACACAGAGAAGCAAGGGCGGTGGGGGCTGCTAGTCTGGTTGGACATCCTGGGACTCCGCCCTGACGTTTAGGGCAGTTTCCCAGGGAATCTCTCTCTGGTGTCGGAAAGCAGGACCTTGCGGCAACCCCCACCCCATTTACTCTGCCCCTGAGAAAAGCCTCTGCTGTGGGAAGCGGAGCCCTCTCACCGGCACGGCCTGAGCCATCCATGACCTTCCTACAGCCCAGAGCCCGCCCAGCCACTGCTCTGGGGGCCCAGACTTgtcccctctcccacttctcgTTCCCTAGAGGGAGCCCAGGAAGTACACTTAAAAACGATctttcgggggtgcctgggtgactcagtcggttgagcgtccgtctcttggtttcggctcaagtcatgatccagggtcctgggatcgagcccccgagCTGGGTGTGgtgtccgcttgagattctctctctgtcccccaccccttaCGCAcctgctctaaataaataaataaataactcttaaaacaaacaaaccaaccaacaatcTTTTGGGCCAGCtgttctggggacacctggcGAGGCCCAGGAGTTGGGAAGTTTGGCACCAAATCCAACATCAGACTTGACTCCAGGCACTGCTGCCTGAGGACAGGATGGCTCGGGGCTGAGGAATCTGTGGGCTATTCGCCCCCAACCTTGCCCCCACGCCCAGCCCAGGCTCCAACACTCGGGACTTTCTGTGGCCTCCAGTTCTGAACGGGCCCTGGGGCAGTGGTAGTTCTCACAGCAGAACCTCGGAGCTCGGTGTGTCAAACCCCCAAGTGGAGCTTCTCTCCCGGGGGGGTCTGGGGTGGCCCTCAGGGCTCGACCCCACGCCTGCCCTTCCCACTCGCCACAGCTGTCCCCAAGAAATTTCACAGAGCACAGCTCAGGAACCAGAACCTCTCATTTGACACCCAAGGGGACTGAGGCACATCCCATCACCCAGAGTCACCCCAGACCTGCACTGGCTGGGAGATAAAGTGACCCCGCGCCCCccgtctcacacacacacacacacacacacacaccagcccctCAGAGGCACCCCCGCCCTGGGGATGGAGGCGGCTCTGCACCTATTCTGGTCGGCACAGGggtgccccttcccccaacacctgcctggggagaggggacaggtcCAAAGCTGAGCCATGCTCCTGCTGCAGATGGGCCTGGAGAGGGTTCAGGATGGGGGCTGGGCCTGCTCCTGCACAGCCAAGGGCTCTGACCCGCTGGGTCCcagtcctgcccctccccctgcaggggGATAGCCTCTCGCCCTTCTCGGGTCTACAGGGGAGAAGTAGTGCCCATGAGACCATCTCCATTCGCGTGTGATGGTGGGGTGACTCTCCGCACCCTCAGCACTGCACAGGCTGAGGTGATAGTCCACTGGGCGAGGGCCCCCCGGGACTAGGGGAACCCTCTGTGCTTCGTCCCCAGCCTCACCTGGCACCTGCACCCCTCACTGCCCTGCTCGCTCTCAGGAGAGGGGAAATCGAGGCCAAGCGAGTAGTAGAGTCTGGGGACCTGGCTGGGCTGGTCTCCCCACGGGTGCCCGTCCCAGGCacaggcagtggggtggggggacaggacGGGGAGAGGCTCCTGGGGCTGCAGGCTGCCGGACTAGCCAGGGCGCTGGTACCCAGACAGATGCGTCCCCCTGCGATGGGCGCCTGCCTCCTACCTCCGCCGGGGCTGGGAGCGTACTCCGCAGGGCACTCGCCCCTACCGGGCACCTAGCCCTGGCTCAGCCATGCAGATCCTCGTACCGGGAGCAGACCCCGGGGTCGCTCcatgaggcaggcagagtaaCCATGGGGTGAGCACCTGAGATCACTGCGGGCAGGCCGTGCAGGTGGCACCGCGTGACGCTCCCCACTGCGGCGTAAGTTGTCCTGGGGAGAAATGCCCGGGGCGTGATGGATGCTGGCGGCCTCCATCGTGGCTCCAGCTGTGGGAAGAGCCGGAGCCATGACCATGACCGTCCTCTCCCAACCTTTGCCAAATCCCACTCTGGGCGGACAGCTTCCTCTCCACCGCCCGTCCCCACGGCACAAAGCCCTCGCAACATTAGTTCCGAAAGCGAGGCGCGGTCACCCACCCAGCGGAGGGTCAGCgagttttgaaaacattttgcagGTGTGTCCTTCCTTTCCCAAATGGGTGTCAGGCACCCGGGCAGGCACGGGGGTTGCGGTGGGAAAGCCCAGCCTTCCATCCGAAGGAACACATCGACTGTGGTCCAGGGGGCGTGGGCTTGAGAGGGGATCGGCCGGGCCAGGGGCTCCGAACCCCTCCCATGTCCATGAGTGGGGCAGCAGGGTGAAGCCGCCGTCCTGCTGCCCCCCTCAGTCCCCGGCCAGGCTCCAGAGCTGGCGAAACACGGCGCCTGACACAACTTCCCGCAGAGCGGAGTGAGGGAGTGAGAGGCAGCTGCCGGCTTCCCAGGTGTCTGACTTCCCGAGCCCACGGGAACGGCTGTGCTggcggggcagggctgggtgAGCCGTGGACACGGCCCCCACTTCTCCAAAGAGTGAGGCAGCGCTGCTAGGACTGGGGGGGTCGTGCCATGCACAACTCTTCCAAAGGACTTAAGGGTCTGTGCCCACGATTTAATGACGCTACCCGCTCTCCTCCAAGTGAGGCGGCCTCTGGGTAAAGGGCAGCCCCCTCTGCTCCACTCATCAGACCACATCCTGTCTGTGTTGGGTCTTTTATCAACACAGTCCGCACCGCCCCGTCCTTCACCACCGGCGTCCCCAATGGAATCCCAGGGTCAGGAATGTGCAGCAATCAGAGGGCAGCGGCAATCCACCCAGGGCCCTATATAAAGCCGGGAGAAGCCAGGAACCACACCGCCCAGCCAAGACACCTCCCAGAGGACCCTGCCCAGCAGCCTTCCCGGGGAGCAGGTGCGCAGCACGGTGAGTCCAGCCGCTCCATCCCCAGCAGGAACCCTCAAGGGTTCCGCCCTGGTCTTCCCTTGTGTGCCTCTCCTGCCATGTCCTGAATGCTGGGGCCTGACGCGCCAACTTATGCTGGGGTCCAATTTTTGGTGGTGAGGGTCCCAAGCTTCCCCCATGTTCTTGAAGGGTCCATGAACCCCCAAAAGGGGACAGGAGCCACTTCCTCTACGCGTCAGTACACCTTTTCTCAAGCCCCAGAGGCCATCCGCAGGTGGAGTCGCCCACCAGGTGGAAAGCGCCCCGTTTCCCCCGGGCCCTGATGGAGAGTCTTCCCCGCCTTGGGCCAGACGTGGCTCCAGCCCCGGGGGATGAGGTGATGGAAGTTAGGAGGCTGGATTTACGTAGGGAGGAGGGcggcttttatgatttttttaaagccttctgGCTGGGTTCACTTTGAAATGTCTTCAAGGGAGCCATTTCTGGAAAGAGCTCTGGGGATCCCAGGCTTCTTCTCCAGAACCAGCTCTTTCTTTCAGGCTCAGAGCTGCTCCTCAGAACAGCCGGCTCCGACTCACCATGGTCATTACCAAAAAGGCTTCCTTTCAGAGGGAATGAGCAGTTTTTGTCAAAGCCGGGGCATTTGGGGAAGCTCTATTTCTGTTCCGAATCCCCCCGGACCGCCATCTGTGGGGTAGCGGAGCGATTCTGAGTCACTTAGACCCGGGCATATACCCCAGCTGTCTCTTGTAACGCTCGCTGTGAGACGCTGGGCAAGTGCCCTGTTCGCGGACGGCCTCCCCCGCAGAAGAGGGGAAGACCGCCCTGCACCAGGGCTGTGAGGACAGTGCGGGAGGGGGCCAGGAAGCTCTGCCCACGGGCCTGGCACACCAAGATGCTGTCTGGCCGTTAGAATCCCAAATCTCAGGCCTCCATTGCCCGCTGTGTGGCCCAGGCACCACCTCTTAGCCTTCCTGACAGTCTTCGTGCCTGAAGACCTGGGATGAACAGGGCCTAAAAACGAAGCTTATTGTAAAGAGGACTCGCAGCCGCACACACAGACGGAGCTCGTAGGGAACCTCGGCAGCCCCGCCACGTCCACATGCTCGTTCCCCGGTGGGTGTCTGAGTTAGGCCTGGACGCAACTCCTTTCCATGTTAGAGGGACATGAGCTGAGTGTCCCGGCAGCACAGTTTAGCCAGACCCATTTATGATCAAGTTGGAAACCAAGACTGAGGCTATGAATTTTCTGCCCTGTGGCTCTGAAACGATATGGCCCAAGAGTCAAcagttaaaataaaagagaacgaGCTCCAATCTGCATGGCATGGCACTCGGGGGCTGCCGGCACACGGTGCGCGGCCGTCCGCTGTCCCAGCAGCGGGGGTATTTGAATGCTAAGCTGCCAAGGCCCTCAGATGCAGGGACTGCAGGAGAGGAGAATCAGCCTAATTGGTGCAATCACTCCTGAGCCTGCTAATAAAGGCCTGACCCCCAGCATAGTGACACTTCCTCAAGCTGCTTGCTCTGCGGAGCCACCAGCCTTTGATGGCTGTCCAGGCCCCGGGAAACACTGTTGACAAGTTGTCACGTAAGGCCCACGCGTGCAGCCGGtaacttcctctcttcttcctccggCCCAGATGATAAGCCCACGCGCCCTGCcgtgcctcctcctcctgccgctgggtgcctgccttcctctcttggACAGAGAAGAGCCCGCTGCCACCGTGGGAGGTGTCAGAGGCGGAATGAGCTGGGCCGACCTGCCCGGGGGATACCGCATGCTCCCCCCACGGGGCTCCCCTGGCTGGCCGGGGGCCCCACAGCCACACGGCCTGCTGGTCATGGCCAAGGAGCTGCAGGTGTCGGGCCAACGGCGCCCTGGCTTCACGTTCCGGTTCGGG encodes:
- the QRFP gene encoding orexigenic neuropeptide QRFP; amino-acid sequence: MISPRALPCLLLLPLGACLPLLDREEPAATVGGVRGGMSWADLPGGYRMLPPRGSPGWPGAPQPHGLLVMAKELQVSGQRRPGFTFRFGRQDDGSKATGFLPADGEKASGPLGTLAEELSSYSRKKGGFSFRFGRR